A single window of Corallincola holothuriorum DNA harbors:
- a CDS encoding TapY2 family type IVa secretion system protein — MKRYLFLLFALIGIVPSHVYADQALQDWKCYLQLKNGVMHIARYTVSLNENERIEQRLASMVVFAEDGVTKLKVKKQLECKLEDEPFSNLAARELEGMTPK, encoded by the coding sequence ATGAAAAGATATTTATTTTTACTTTTTGCGTTAATAGGTATTGTCCCAAGCCATGTATACGCTGACCAAGCGTTGCAGGATTGGAAGTGCTATCTCCAATTAAAGAATGGTGTAATGCATATTGCTCGCTACACAGTTTCTCTTAATGAGAACGAGCGAATTGAGCAGCGCTTGGCTTCGATGGTGGTGTTTGCTGAGGATGGTGTGACTAAGTTGAAAGTAAAAAAACAGCTTGAGTGTAAACTGGAAGATGAACCGTTTAGTAATCTTGCGGCGCGAGAGTTAGAGGGGATGACGCCGAAATAG